A single window of Uloborus diversus isolate 005 chromosome 5, Udiv.v.3.1, whole genome shotgun sequence DNA harbors:
- the LOC129221896 gene encoding glutathione S-transferase 1-like produces MTIDVYQLPVSGPCRAVLSTANYLGITVNKIQPDFLAGAVMKPEFLKMNPQHTVPTIDDDGFYLAESRAIQAYLVNKYSPNHPIYPEDSQKRATIDRMLHFDIGTLYRAELDYLIPQVYTGAAPDPEKLQKFKDALSIFEELLSRTAYAAGDHITLADISMISNLTSTEVIDFDFSEFPKVSSWMQKMKGELPDYHETHDVPIQELKERLKAKDLNVEEMLKRVKGEKKD; encoded by the exons ATGACAATCGATGTATATCAGCTACCGGTCAGTGGACCTTGCCGTGCTGTGTTGTCAACAGCGAATTATTTGGGAATAACAGTGAACAAGATTCAACCAGATTTTTTGGCCGGAGCAGTAATGAAACCTGAATTTCTAAAA ATGAATCCTCAACATACTGTTCCTACCATTGACGACGATGGTTTCTATTTGGCAGAAAG TCGAGCTATTCAAGCTTATTTGGTGAACAAGTATTCCCCCAATCATCCCATCTACCCTGAAGACTCCCAGAAAAGAGCCACCATTGACCGGATGCTCCACTTCGATATTGGAACTCTGTATAGAGCAGAACTTGATTATCTG ATCCCTCAAGTGTACACAGGGGCAGCGCCAGATCCCGAGAAACTACAAAAGTTCAAAGATGCATTGAGCATATTTGAAGAATTATTAAGCAGAACAGCTTATGCGGCAGGAGATCACATTACATTGGCAGACATTTCTATGATTTCTAACCTGACGTCCACAGAG GTAATAGATTTTGATTTTAGTGAGTTCCCTAAAGTGTCATCATGGATGCAGAAAATGAAAGGGGAACTTCCAGACTATCACGAGACACACGATGTACCCATTCAAGAACTGAAAGAGCGTCTGAAAGCGAAGGATTTGAACGTAGAAGAAATGTTGAAACGcgtgaaaggagaaaaaaaggattaa